Proteins from a genomic interval of Syngnathus typhle isolate RoL2023-S1 ecotype Sweden linkage group LG15, RoL_Styp_1.0, whole genome shotgun sequence:
- the phldb1a gene encoding pleckstrin homology-like domain family B member 1 isoform X10, with amino-acid sequence MEHQVSDHSDISPADMERRGGGQVERGRETHKVLQSTPLDLIETGKSLKVQAERPHLVSLGSGRLSTAITLLPLQEGRTTLGSGGTDIALLGPGIKAQHCYIENQAGTITLYPCGNQCAIDGLSVSKPYRLSQGCMLCFGQSTFFRFNHPEEALRMKNMLPGGSQTLSTTNPQHSDPRSILNGTHQTFSSNGSSKISTLMKDVHGSLSQKVPSSPKAAKASLPQPAQNMLNGISSAARDESASSVGNSPLVPPRSNMPVPHPRTSLSTTSSSEQRAQDSLKLLRNVRSEVTSSPTMPSRGSGQGLSHNAPPAAPSSPGLRGSSLQRRHPSPRREPLRTPESTGSTSLPPLSPYMSRRGTPGSQSVKPVQQSPKTHRKAAAPSKAEAMRAFYAHNPSPVNAAETGSRHQSNTLIPGPLSRSSPATSPRSQRKTSFENIESSSILSNTMKAYSRERKNSISAISDNEDELLEYHRRQREERLREQEMEKLERQRLETILSLCAGYNHEDNAAELAEVVRSGLLRGGRGASGDMQRGKEIDDEAQAEESSSTESTHQECEEVPASQEQIYLEEERSKMLAKVDDLRHRVNELEHQLKETKQEVEMEQALLQAERQAEQEQVEAEREQISQLQLKLSQLNKATQREKDKGRANVSAERKVLEKQRNEYNELKRQCDKCPLSLREQLQEQLSRKAEALEAGSKRFEELEFCQLEEESSLEEQKETQASQFLQEQTEYHCSVAKRKEKMATLDAQVKQLGLQATHDCERMAKERAATLQLLHKEQDKLCALENRYHSMTFGRSFPKSNSKMTEGLLHINEPELVYEDEPSLSHCPSSTLHVPSPEVYPVRLQEDIMAAGEPPSCPPPLPAKSFSARRHGQLLKSKSDGEVGHTASCPPVSCLTTAPHSTLTRDKTSKGLQLMLKEESNPWDMDSRKLNKDPSPTVHHSILHHHCPPSGNQAYDTLSLESSDSLETSISTSNSACTPESASGLETQRLEEMEKMLKEAQQEKARLIEHREREAQTRRHLLEEERKRREEAERRLFDETAHRRRLVEEEVKMREKNFSQARPMTRYLPNLKEEFDLRAHVESSGHSIDTCPFVILTEKMCKGHLVKMGGKIKSWKKRWFVFDRLKRNFCYYVDKHETKMKGLIYFQAIEEVYYDHLRIATKSPNPSLTFCVKTHDRLYYMVAPSPEAMRIWMDVIVTGAEGYTQFMS; translated from the exons ATG GAGCATCAGGTGTCAGATCATTCGGACATCAGCCCAGCGGACATGGAACGGCGGGGCGGGGGTCAAGTAGAGCGTGGTCGAGAGACACACAAAGTTCTGCAG AGTACTCCTTTAGACCTGATTGAGACTGGCAAATCCTTGAAAGTCCAAGCGGAGCGCCCTCATCTGGTCAGTTTGGGAAGTGGCCGCTTGAGCACAGCAATCACCTTGCTGCCACTGCAGGAAG gGAGAACCACACTGGGCAGCGGAGGCACGGACATTGCTCTACTGGGCCCCGGAATTAAAGCTCAGCATTGCTACATTGAAAATCAGGCAGGCACCATTACCTTGTACCCGTGTGGGAACCAGTGCGCCATCGATGGACTCTCCGTCAGCAAACCTTACCGTCTGTCACAAG GCTGCATGCTGTGTTTTGGTCAGTCAACTTTTTTCCGCTTCAACCATCCAGAAGAGGCCCTGAGGATGAAGAACATGTTGCCTGGGGGAAGCCAAACACTAAGCACAACAAATCCACAGCATTCTG ACCCCCGCAGCATCCTGAATGGGACCCACCAGACGTTTTCTAGCAACGGCAGCTCCAAAATCAGTACCTTAATGAAAGATGTCCACGGGAGTCTCTCACAGAAGGTGCCATCGTCCCCCAAAGCGGCGAAAGCGTCACTTCCTCAGCCCGCTCAGAATATGCTCAATGGTATAAGCAGCGCCGCGAGAGACGAGAGCGCTAGCTCTGTGGGAAATTCTCCACTCGTGCCTCCTCGGTCCAATATGCCTGTGCCTCATCCGCGGACATCCCTCTCTACGACCTCAAGCAGTGAGCAGCGAGCACAAGACAGCCTGAAGCTTCTAAGGAATGTCAGGTCAGAGGTCACATCAAGCCCCACAATGCCCAGCAGGGGGTCCGGACAGGGCCTAAGTCACAACGCCCCACCGGCGGCTCCGTCCAGCCCTGGACTGAGAGGTTCCTCCCTTCAGAGGAGACACCCAAGCCCTAGACGAGAACCGCTCCGGACGCCCGAGTCGACCGGATCCACCAGCCTTCCACCTCTGAGTCCTTACATGTCCCGCAGAGGGACTCCAGGATCGCAGAGCGTCAAACCCGTTCAGCAGAGCCCGAAGACTCATCGCAAAGCTGCGGCCCCCTCAAAGGCTGAGGCCATGAGGGCCTTTTACGCCCACAATCCCTCCCCTGTGAACGCAGCAGAGACTGGAAGCAGACATCAGAGCAACACCCTCATCCCGGGTCCTCTGTCGCGCTCATCTCCTGCCACGAGTCCTCGCAGCCAAAGAAAGACCTCTTTTGAGAACATCGAATCATCCAGCATCCTCTCCAACACTATGAAAGCTTATTCCCGGGAGCGCAAGAACAGCATATCTGCCATTAGCGACAATGAGGATGAACTTCTGGAGTACCACCGCCGGCAGAGAGAAGAGAGGTTGCGTGAGCAGGAAATGGAGAAGCTG GAGCGCCAGCGGCTGGAGACCATCCTGAGTCTGTGTGCAGGGTATAACCATGAGGACAACGCGGCAGAGCTGGCGGAGGTGGTGAGGAGTGGACTActaaggggagggaggggtgcaAGTGGCGATATGCAGAGAGGCAAGGAGATCGATGATGAGGCGCAGGCAGAGGAATCCAGCAGCACTGAGAGCACGCATCAAGAG TGTGAGGAGGTGCCAGCCAGTCAGGAGCAGATCTACctggaagaggagaggagcaaGATGTTGGCCAAAGTGGATGACCTGAGGCACAGAGTCAACGAGCTGGAGCACCAACTAAAAGAGACCAAACAAGAG GTGGAGATGGAGCAGGCTCTGCTGCAGGCCGAGAGGCAGGCAGAGCAGGAGCAGGTAGAGGCCGAACGGGAGCAGATTTCTCAGCTTCAGCTCAAACTTAGCCAGTTGAACAAGGCCACTCAGAGGGAGAAGGACAAG GGGAGGGCTAATGTCTCAGCTGAGCGGAAGGTCCTGGAAAAGCAGAGGAATGAATACAATGAGCTGAAGAGGCAGTGTGATAAGTGCCCCTTGTCTCTAAGGGAACAGTTACAGGAGCAGCTCAGCAGG AAAGCTGAAGCTCTGGAAGCTGGCTCAAAGCGATTTGAGGAACTGGAGTTCTgccagctggaggaggagagcaGTCTGGAAGAGCAAAAGGAGACTCAGGCCTCGCAGTTTCTTCAGGAGCAAACTGAGTATCACTGCAGCGTGGCCAAGAGGAAG GAGAAAATGGCCACTCTGGACGCTCAGGTGAAGCAACTGGGCTTACAAGCTACTCATGACTGTGAGAGGATGGCAAAAGAAAGGGCGGCCACCCTGCAGCTCTTACACAAG GAGCAGGACAAATTATGTGCCCTGGAGAACAGGTACCACAGCATGACTTTTGGTAGGAGCTTCccaaagagcaacagcaaaatgACAGAG GGTTTACTCCATATCAACGAACCCGAGCTTGTTTATGAGGACGAGCCCTCGCTTAGCCATTGTCCTTCCTCTACCTTACACGTCCCTTCCCCTGAAGTCTACCCTGTTAGGCTACAGGAG GACATCATGGCTGCAGGGGAGCCTCCGTCATGCCCTCCACCACTGCCTGCAAAATCTTTTTCTGCACGCAGGCATGGGCAG TTGCTGAAGTCCAAGTCAGACGGTGAAGTTGGTCACACGGCATCCTGTCCTCCTGTAAGCTGCCTTACCACTGCGCCTCACTCCACTCTTACACGTGATAAAACCTCCAAG GGATTACAGTTAATGCTGAAAGAAGAGTCAAATCCATGGGACATGGACTCCAGGAAGCTGAATAAAG ATCCATCTCCTACAGTACATCACTCCATCTTGCATCATCACTGTCCACCTAGCGGCAACCAGGCGTACGACACCTTGAGCCTGGAGAGCTCAGACAGCTTGGAGACCAGCATCTCCACCAGCAACTCCGCATGCACCCCAGAAAG tgCTTCCGGCTTGGAGACCCAGAGGTTGGAAGAGATGGAGAAGATGTTGAAGGAGGCACAGCAAGAGAAAGCCAGGCTCATTGAGCACAGA GAGAGGGAGGCGCAGACTCGACGGCATCTGCTGGAGGAGGAAAGGAAGAGGCGTGAGGAGGCCGAGAGGAGGCTTTTTGATGAGACGGCCCACAGGAGGAGGCTGGTGGAGGAAGAGGTCAAGATGAGGGAGaaaaacttttcccag GCCCGTCCCATGACGCGCTACCTGCCCAACCTGAAGGAGGAGTTTGACTTGCGTGCGCACGTGGAGTCGTCGGGCCACAGCATCGACACGTGCCCCTTCGTCATCCTTACCGAGAAGATGTGCAAAGGTCATCTGGTCAAGATGGGCGGCAAAATCAAATCGTGGAAGAAACGCTGGTTTGTTTTTGACCGCCTCAAGAGGAATTTCTGCTACTACGTGG ACAAGCACGAGACCAAGATGAAAGGACTCATTTACTTCCAGGCCATTGAAGAGGTTTATTATGATCACTTACGCATTGCTACCAAG AGTCCCAACCCGTCTCTGACCTTCTGTGTGAAGACTCACGACCGCCTTTACTACATGGTGGCGCCATCCCCGGAGGCCATGCGGATCTGGATGGATGTCATAGTAACGGGTGCCGAGGGCTACACGCAATTCATGAGCTGA